Genomic DNA from Equus asinus isolate D_3611 breed Donkey chromosome 10, EquAss-T2T_v2, whole genome shotgun sequence:
CAGAGGACAGTGGCTGCACATTTGGGATGGAAAGAGGTGAAGGTAACTCCTGCACGGCCAGTAAGAATTAAGAGTCTAGATACAGTTCACTGATGGTATGGCCCACAATGCAACAGCcctctatttttttataaaaattattaacagaGCACTTGGAAGGAGACAGAAACTGGACTAAGCCGTATCTGAGATCATTTGTTCTATCTCAAACCAAAAAAAGGGGGCTCTGTGAACCAATGGCTAAGATTCAGAAAATGCTTAACCAtacaaaataattctttaaagagCAGTTTTTATAACAGGATTTACTCTGTAGCAAAtgtgtaagaaaaaaaagtttgtctAGAAATAGCCACTAGAGATTTTTTTGAGTTACCTCAATCTAAAGGGTACATCCTTTAAATCACCAATAGAAAGGAGGCCGCGCGATAGAGACACCATGTTTGCTTTCTAAAAATTTCACTGAATTCTGACACAACGGCCTAGCTTTGGGTAACAGGAAGGACGCCCAACTTCGAAGCAAAATGGAAGACATTTTCTGAGAAAGCAAACGTTCAGTTCTCAGCTTCCTGATGCAGTGAGCATTCCAAGTGAACTCACAGGGAGAGGAAAGTCCTCTTTCCTGCATGACCCTGAGCACGGCCTGGGCTGACCTCTTCACCCCCCTTCTCAAGGTGGAGGAAGGGCTCTCGCTCCGTCAGACACTGTGTAACCAGGGCGTGGGGAGATGTGCCTCTTCATTTGAGGGCTTCCAGACTACAGTGCAGCCGCCTGGCTTTGTGGGCCAGAGGTAGTCCTGAAGCATGTACCATGTACAGGAAAGCCAAGTTTCAAGAATTAAAAACGGAGCCAGTCACAATcctgagggctgggagggaggcaaTAGGGCATTCAAACAAAAGATTCATAAAAATACTGTCTACACAGTTCGTGGGAGGGCTTGAAGATGAAAATTGTCAGCCACGAAAGGGGTTCACCAACACCCAGGACTGGGCTGCCTGCCGGGAGTGGGGGCTGACATCCTGGAGACCCAATTCTACTAGGGGTCTATACACAGTAATCGGCAAAAAACATGATAGGACAAAACACATCAATTCCTTTCTTTTGCAAATGGCTCTGAAGGGAGAGCTTGAGGTAAGAGTTCTTTTTCCACGGTCCTGCCTATTCAGCCATCCAGAGCTTGAAGGTCCTGTCATATGAGCACGTGGCTATGAGCTGCCCATCGGAAGAAATGTCTAGGCCCATCACTTTGCCTTCGTGGCCAGCCAGAGTCTTCAGCGGGGACCAGCCGGGGTGGGTCCAGATCTTGGCTGTGTTATCATAGGCACCAGTGAGCAAGAAATTCCCATGGATAGCTACAAGAGAAAAGGGGAGGCGCTTGAGGAATTCAAGTATTCAAAAtagcataagaaaataaaagcacaaaaatctGCTATTTCAAAAGAGAAGGTTATTTCCACCTGCAGAAAACCCCACCACTACTCTGACCTATACTTCTTCTAGGCCTCCAGAAAAAAGGGACACCTACAGGCAGACTGAGGAAAGCAAGTAACATTATTAAGGTTTTTTGCTCTTTCCCTGACAGACAACCTGTGTAGAATATTAAGGACGCATTGCTTAGGACTtccatggagaaaaaaatgaagctaagCGTTCCTGGAAGTCTTCCTTACTTCCCAGCAAGCAGCAGCATGCTGTGTCATAGCTCGTCTGAAAGCgcgggggagggaaggaaatcaTAATTTGCTCCTGCATCAGAGTCCAAATTCTCTCCTGTTCCATTGCCAAGTTAAGCAGAAGCCTGGCCTGCATTCCACGGAAATGCAGTCTGTCTGTCTCATGATTAGGCTTAAAACAGGAGGAAAGCTTACGCTCAAACTTGACGCCAGTCACCAAGTTCTGATGGGCAGGGATGGTATAGACGCAACGCCGCTGTCGAAGGTCCCACACTTTGCAGGTGTTGTCACCACTGCCAGTCGCAATGTGGTAGCTGTGGGTCAGATGTAGTACCGAAGTTAGAAATGAAGAGTACTTTCTGACTGAGAACCCTCTCCACCCCCACTCAATGAGCCATTTTACCCATTGGGGGAGAAATTTATTCCATAGATTTCCTTCAGGTGGCCTTCTAGGAACATGATACAACGTCCTGTGCGCAGGTCCCAAACTCGACCAAATGCATCCAGTCCCctgataaaataatttataaatgaacATTGTGAATCCAGTTCTCTGTGGAAGTGGTGCAGGTAAGAGGTGAGCCCACTGAGCTGCCCCTGGCTACATGGAAGAAGCCTTACCCAGTGCCAGCCAAAGAGCCATCTTGATGGAAGGCAATGTCATACACACCCATGCTGTGACCTTCCTGATGCAGGATCTCCTCTTGAGCCTCCAAATCCCATAAGCGCCATGAGCGGTCATAGCTAAAAAATCAAACTAACAATTAACCAGCAGATATTTCTTCAGCTCCTATCAATAGCTGCAGTTCAAGTTATGCTTCTGAAACTATTCATGCAACCACCTAAACAAGAAATTCTTTTCTGGCATAAACAATGCCTCAACAACTTGGCATATCTGTCTTGGGTGCTAAGTGGGAAACCACAGACTTCCATAAACCTACTCCAGTGGCTCTTTTGAGAACAGAATTCCCTCATAACAGCCAAACAAAGagtctcttgctttctttcttaccCAATTCCATTGTTATGTCTTTTCATCATTGAGCATCTATACATTTATTGGGCCCTAAATTGGATGCTAGGgatacaaaaaaatcaatcataaacaaataggtcaatggaacagaacagagaatatATAAATGGACCAAAACCtgtatggtcaaatgatttttagtGAGGTTGCCAAAGCAATTTCAATAGGGAAAGgcaagtcttttcaataaatggttggAGAACTATTAgcatggaaaaacaaaatcagtaaaaaaaatgagtaaagcaCCCGGACACTGCACAAAAGAGGATATATAATCAGTCAACAAGCATACGACAAAGCACGCAGCACCAATGGTCATTAGGGtaataaaaattgaaagccaCGAGATTTCACCACACTTGCTAGATTGGGCAAAATGACAAGACTaacaccaaatgctagcaaggatgtgAAGCAACCAAAATTCTGGGCACCACCAAACGGGCACCATCACTCTGGaactttaaaaaagttaaacacgCATCTACCCTATGACCTAGCAAGTGCATTCATAGGTATTTAtttcagagagaggaaagaaaaacacgTCCACAAAAAGCACtgtacaagaatatttatagcagctttattctgaCTAGGCAAAACCTGGAAAtagcccaaatgtccaccaataggagaatggataaataaactgcggCAGAGTCATACAACTGAATGATACGGTAAAGTGGGTCACATGAACGCATGCATTTGTCCAGTC
This window encodes:
- the PRPF4 gene encoding U4/U6 small nuclear ribonucleoprotein Prp4 isoform X5; this translates as MLSFVFDRSGLCKLWSVPDCNLLHTLRGHNTNVGAIVFHPKSTVSLDQKDVNLASCAADGSVKLWSLDSDEPVADIEGHTVRVARVMWHPSGRFLGTTCYDRSWRLWDLEAQEEILHQEGHSMGVYDIAFHQDGSLAGTGGLDAFGRVWDLRTGRCIMFLEGHLKEIYGINFSPNGYHIATGSGDNTCKVWDLRQRRCVYTIPAHQNLVTGVKFEPIHGNFLLTGAYDNTAKIWTHPGWSPLKTLAGHEGKVMGLDISSDGQLIATCSYDRTFKLWMAE